CCACCAGTCGGGTACGCGCGAACCGGCTGAGCTACGCAGCCTCGTTCCAGGATCTCAAGAAGTCGGGCAGTGGCCGGTAGCGGCCACCCGAGCGGGCAACACTGAGGGAGGAAATGGGGGGCGGGCGCCACGGCGTTCGCCCCCCATCGTCTGCAGGCACTTGCGGAAGGAGGGAAGGGAACCCCAACGCCTAACGCCCGTCGGTCTCTGACGCTCAGAAACATTGTCGTCGATACCGTCCAGCTTCAACAATCCGGGGCGCGACCTGCGGCGTACTGGTCTCGCACGCCACATCACCTCGGAGGTCGATCGCTGTGACGAATCGTACGACCATCATTGCTCTCGCCATTCTCGCCATGCCGGCGCCTGGCGCCGCACAGGCCACGGGCTCCATGTCCATGCCCTACGATGCCCACGCCTCGCAGGCCGCGTTTCGCGTCGGCGACACCCGCGGGTGGACCATCGGTGCTCCGCACATCGACCTGAACGGCGGCCTTTTCCTGCTGCCGGAGAAGGACGGTACACCCAAGCTGCAGACCGGCTTTGTGAACGTCCGCGCCCAGGCGGGCCTCGGGACGCAGCACGTGCAACTCGCCGCCAACGCGATCTTCGTTCCCAGGATCGGTGGGAGTCCGCAGTTCACCACCGTGCTGCAGGTCGTTCCGACGAGGCAGGAGAAGCTCGTGCACTTCTCCGTGGGCGCCGGCATGGTGAGTGGCGCCTTCGGGAGCTCCGATCGAGCGAATGCGTGGATCGAGTCCGTGCTGGCGCTGCGACTGCCCGTCCACGGCATCGCGCCGTTCGTTCAGGTCGGGGTGCCGCTCTACGACGACGCGCGCGCGCAGATCATGATCGGCGCCGCGCACCCCCTCATGCCCTATCGCTTCAAACTCTGGCATCGGTAGCGGAGCGGCGAGCGGGCACTCGGAAGGCCGTTGGTCCGCCTGCGTGCGTGCACGCAGCAAGAGGGGGAGGGCTCGCGTGAGCCCTCCCCCTTGCCGTGCCCTGGCAGTCCGGTGACCTCCAGCGACGCGGTCGCTATGGGCTGGTGGTCGCGGTCCGCTGCTCGGCGCCTTCCTCGAGCGTCTTGAGCACATCCTGCCACTTGAAGCCGCCCTTCCCGAGGATGTAGTGGTCCATCCACGCCTTCTCGGCCACGGACTTGAGCAGCTGATTGCGCGCGTCCGGAATGCCGTGAGACTGGCCGGGGTACACGAACAGTTCAGTCGGCACACCGAGCTTCTTGAGCGCCATGTGCAGCTCTTCGCTCTGCGGTCGCGGCACGCGCGGATCCCCATCGACGACGTGGATCATCGTCGGGGTCTTCGCTGCCGAGATGTAGCGGATCGGCGACTGCTTCCAGTACGGCTCGAAGTCTCCGTACGGGAGTTTGTTGCCGAGGTAGTGCATGCGCACGTACTGCATGTCCGACTGCGCGTACATCGAGATCCAGTTCACGGTGCCCGCGCCTGACGAAGCGGCCTTGAAGCGCGTGTTGTGGGTGATGATCCAGTTGGTCCAGTGGCCACCGGCCGACCAGCCGAGCACGCCCATCTTGCTGGAGTCGACCAGTCCCTGGGCGATCAGGTGGTCCACGCCCGTCATGATGTCTTCGTAGCCCTTCTTGAAGTAGTCGTTCACGATGCCCCACTTGTGGGCCTCGCCGTAGTTGGTCGAACCCCGGTAGTTGGGCTTGAGCACCATGTAGCCATCGCCGGCGTATGCCTGGGCGCCGTAGCCACCGTTGAAGCTCAACACATCGGCCGACTGCGGGCCGCCATGGATCGCGACGATGAGCGGATACCGCTTGCCGGCCTCGTAGCCAACAGGCTTCACGAGGATGCCGCAGGTCTGCTTCTTGTCGACCGAGGCCCAGCAGATCTCCTCCTCATCGCCGAGCTGGAAGTTCGCGACCTGCGGGTTGGCGTTGGTCACCTGCCGCCACGCGGATCGCGTCGCCACGTCGCCAACCTTGTCGACCACGAAGTGCACGGGCGGCGTCTTCGGGTCGGCGTAGGTGATGAGGATCTTGCCGCTCTCCTGATCGAGGGTCGCATTGAGCGCGGCCTTGACGTCAGTCACGGCCTTCACCGCGTTGCCGGCGATATCGAGCTGCATCAGCTGGTTGGTGGCGCGGACCCCGTCTCCGAAGTAGACGGTCTTCGCGTCCGGGCTCCACCAGCCAATCGTCACGTCACCGTCGTAGCCGCCGCCGAGCTTGGTCCACTGGCCGTTCACCGCGTCGATGGCGCGGGTGTAGACCTTGTTCGCCTTGAAGTA
The Gemmatimonadaceae bacterium DNA segment above includes these coding regions:
- a CDS encoding S9 family peptidase, encoding MRRSTFTLCALALPAALAAQAPRPMTFLDQQLMKQAGAPALSPDGSRLLYTLSVPNWKEARRNTDIYVVSTTGGLPTTRQLTFTKDKNENTPRWTRDGKLFVFASNRDGATTQLYVMSPDGGEAQKITDAKDGVGNFQFTRDGQRLIFAAGKPDEQQLWSLPAGALADGKATQLTRHATPIGNWQLSHDSRRVYFVSPDSVDKLNKERLEKKFDVRIRNQDVPLNHLWMADIASGQEKRLTQSSDFSVEGMTFSDDGKWAGIRALPNDRYARTVTEANNTGDLYLLNIESGNLERLTNNKEITESNLSFAPDGRTIAFSASDDFVYFKANKVYTRAIDAVNGQWTKLGGGYDGDVTIGWWSPDAKTVYFGDGVRATNQLMQLDIAGNAVKAVTDVKAALNATLDQESGKILITYADPKTPPVHFVVDKVGDVATRSAWRQVTNANPQVANFQLGDEEEICWASVDKKQTCGILVKPVGYEAGKRYPLIVAIHGGPQSADVLSFNGGYGAQAYAGDGYMVLKPNYRGSTNYGEAHKWGIVNDYFKKGYEDIMTGVDHLIAQGLVDSSKMGVLGWSAGGHWTNWIITHNTRFKAASSGAGTVNWISMYAQSDMQYVRMHYLGNKLPYGDFEPYWKQSPIRYISAAKTPTMIHVVDGDPRVPRPQSEELHMALKKLGVPTELFVYPGQSHGIPDARNQLLKSVAEKAWMDHYILGKGGFKWQDVLKTLEEGAEQRTATTSP